The segment AGCGACGGCATCAAGTGGAAGGAAATAATGATTGCCTGTGCGGTCGTAGCGAGCAAGATATCGGATTCCGTAATGGTACCCACACCCTTGCGGATAATGTTGACGCGCACTTCCTTGTTGGTAAGCTTTTCGAGGCTTGCTGCAAGAGCTTCTGCAGAACCGCCCACGTCGGCCTTGACAATAAGGTTGAGTTCGGAGAGCTTACCTTCCTTACGATCGTTGAAGGTATCTTCCAAAGTCTTCACGTTACGAGAACGCAGGTCGCGTTCACGAGCAGCCATACGGCGCTTGGAGGCAATTTCACGTGCGGTCTTTTCGTCTTCGACCACGATCAAGTCGTCACCGGCCTGCGGAGTACCGTCAAAGCCGAGCACCTGACACGGAGCAGACGGAGGAGCTTCCTTCATCTGTTCGCCACGTTCGTTAAACATAGCACGGACACGACCAGCGTAAATACCGCAAACGAACGGGTCACCCACATGGAGCGTACCGTTCTGCACGAGGATCGTGGCCATAGAACCCTTACCCACGTCGAGCTTGGATTCCACCACGGCGCCGCGAGCGTGAGCATCGGGGTTAGCCTTGAGTTCGAGCACTTCGGCTTCGAGGGCGAGCGTTTCCAAAAGGTCGTCCATGCCCTGGCCCGTACGTGCAGAAACTTCGATACAGCTGGTAGAACCACCCCACTGTTCCACTTCCACGCCGCGTTCAGCGAGCTGGGCGCGAATCTTGTCGGGGTTAGCGGTCGGCAAGTCGATCTTCGTGATAGCCACGACCATCGGCACCTTTTCACGCTTGGCAAGTTCAATAGATTCAACCGTCTGCGGCATCACCATGGAGTCGGCTGCCACCACGAGCACGATTACGTCGGTCACCTGAGAACCGCGAGCACGCATAGCACTGAATGCTTCGTGACCCGGGGTATCGAGGAAGGTCACCTTACCCTGCTTGGTCGTGACTTCGTATGCACCGATGTGCTGCGTAATACCACCCGATTCGCCGGACACCACGTGGGTCTTACGAATCCAGTCGAGCAAAGAAGTTTTACCGTGGTCAACGTGGCCCATCACCGTCACCACCGGGTGACGCGGCTTCAGGTTTTCAGAAGATTCTTCTTCCACGCCGAGCACTTCTTCTTCGTATTCTTCCATCAGCTGGGCTTCGTAACCGAATTCGTCAGCCAAGAGCTGGATGGTTTCAAAATCGAGGCGGGCGTTGATGGTCACCATCATGCCCATTTCCATGCACTTCGCAATCACGCGGGCCGGCATCTGGTCCATAAGGCCAGCGAGTTCGCCCACGGTGATAAAGTCGGAAGTCTTAAGGATTTTCTTTTCTTCGCCCGGAGTATTGTCGTTATGCTCCTTGCGGTAAACTTTCTTGACAGGCTTCTTGGAAAGGTCAGCCATCACGCGAGAAACGTTCTGACGTACGGCTTCCTGCTGGAGTTCCTTCTGTTGCTCCATGCGGTCCTTGCCGTTATTGCGACGGTTCTTGTCGTTCTGACCATGACGACCGTTCTGCTGCTTGCCGCCCTTGCCGCCCTGGTTCTGGCCGCCAAATCCCTGGGCGCCACCATTGCTAGCATTAAAGGCATCCTGCATCGAGTTGCCGGTAAAGCCACCCGTGCGACCGGTAAAGGTACGACCGCCGTTGTTGTTCGGGCCGCCGTTACCATTACGGTTGTCGTTACGACGATTGCCGTTGCGGTTGTCGCCATTGTTCGAAAGGCGACCGAAAGTTCCTGTATAACCCTGCTGGTTTCCACCACCGTTGCGGTGTCCGCCGCGGTTCGACTGGGCCTGTTGCTGAGACTTTTTGATACGGGCAAGAATGGCTTCGTCCGGTTTGAACACCTGGGCCTTCATCGGAGGCTGCTTGAGTTCCATGCCCGGGGTAACCATGGCAGGCTTTGCTGCGGCCGGTGCGGGAGCAGGAGCGGCTGCCGGAGCGGCAGGCTTAACAGCCGGAGCAACGGGCTTGACTGCTGCAGGAGCGGCCGGTGCAGCAGGTGCCGGAGCAGGTGCTGCGGGAGCAGGCTTCACTTCTGCCTTCGGAGCTGCGGGCTTTTCAGCCGGAGCGGCTTCAACCTTCGGGGCTGCAGGCGCTGCGGCAGGAGCGGCAGGCTTCACTTCAGGGGCCTTCGGTGCTTCGACAGCGGCAGGGGCCTCGGCCTTGGGGGCGGGGGCTGCTGCGGCAGGTTTCACCGTAGCAGTAGGCTTTGCGGCGGCCGGTGCGGCAGCAGCGGCAGCGGGCTTTGCAGTTGCAGGCTTCTTCGTTCTAATCAGCTTGGCCTTCAACTTGCCATCGCCAGCCGAAGCAGACTCACTCTTCTTGTCAGAAGAAGCATTGGAAGTTTCGGCGGAAGATGCCTTTTTCAGATTCTTGTTGCGGGCTTCGGCCTTCTGGCGTTCCGCCTCGGCATCTGCTTCGATCTTCTCGTAGTCCTTAGCGTCAAGCTTAGACACCTGAGTACGGACAGCAACGCCCGCATCACGAAGCAGCTTCATCACGACATCAACCTTGACGCCGTGTTCCTTTGCCCAATCTACTGGTTTAATTTGTTCTTCATTAGCCATGAATAGCTTCCAATGTTCCTTTTTAAAAAATTAGCGAGCAGCCTTACGGTTCTGGTTCAAATCGGCAGCGGACGGAGAGGTAATCTTAGCCTTCGTTTCGTCGTCCTTCTGGTTCCATTCGTTTTCACCGAACACGTCGAGGTTACGCTGCACAAGTTCTGCAGCGAGCTTCACGTTCTGGCCGTTCTTGCCAATTGCAAGTGCGAGGTTTTCATCGCTGATAATCACCACAGTGCGGCGGGTTTCAGGCACGTGAATCAGCTTGATCACGTTAGCCGGAGTAAGGGCACGCGTAATGAAGGTGTCCAGATCCGGATTCCACTGCACAATGTCAATGCGTTCGTTACCGAGTTCGCGCACAATCGTCTGCACGCGGGCACCCTTCATACCGACGCAAGCGCCGACCGGGTCAATCTTTTCGTCACGGGAATACACGGCAATCTTGGCGCGGAAACCCGGTTCGCGGGCAACGCCCTTGATTTCAACCGTACCTTCGTAAATTTCCGGAACTTCCTGACGGAAGAGTTCCTTGAGGAAGTCACCGTTAGCACGGGACAGCACCACCTGGGCACCGTTCTTGGAGGATTCTTCCACGCGGGCGATTACGGCCTTAATGGAGTTGCCCTGAGCCCAACGTTCGCGACGGATCTGTTCGCGAGCCGGAATCATAGCTTCGGTCTGCTTGCCAAGTTTCACGATAATGTTACTTTGTTCAAGGCGAAGCACTTCGCCGCTCACCATGGTACCGATACGGCTACGGTAGGTGTCCATGATCTTCTGACGTTCGGCATCGCGAATCTGCTGGTTCAAGAGCTGCTTTGCAGTCTGAATGGCCTGGCGACCGAATGCAGAGATAGGAATTTCCATTTCGAGGAAGTCACCCGGCTGAGCGTCTTCGTTAAAGTCGCGAGCTTCTTCGACCAGCATGTAACCCTTGTCGAGTTCTTCCACTTCGGCAGCGGTCATGTTCGGGTCGTAGTCCGGATAGTCATCGACAACGGCCACGCGCAAGAACACGTGCACTTCGTTGGTTTCCATGTCGAAATCCACATCGATTTTCTTTTCGATGTGCAAGTACTTGCGGGCCGCCGTGATCAGCGCTTCCTTCAGCGCGTTCAGCACAACGGAATCATCCATGTCCTTGGCTTCGACAACACCTTTCAGCACTTCGAGCAAGTTTACCTTCGGTTCGTTCTTCATAAAATGACCTTCCTATTATATTTGTACATCCACTTTTGCCACCAGCACTTCGCTGCGGGGCACAACCACGTCACCGGCATTGCCTTTAAGGGTGAGCGTCAAATTTTCTTCGTCTGCAGCAACGAGCTTGCCCGTAACAGGCTTACCGGTACTGCGGGTCACCCGCAAGAAACGTCCAATATTGCGGGTAAAATCGGCAACCGACTTGAGGGGGCGGTCTAGCCCCGGCGACGACACTTCCAAAGTGTAGGCACCTTCAATAATATCCGGATCGGCATCCAGGGCATCAGACAAGTGGCGGCTCACGTTAGAGCAGTCGTCAATTGTCACCCCTTCGGGCTTGTCTATGTATAGGCGCAGCGTCTTTCTCTTGCCTGCGCGGAACATGTCCTGTTCCACCAATGTAACGCCGGCAGCTTCGCATGCCTGGGCGATCAATGTATCCAATTTCTGGGCTACCAAATAGACCTCGTATAATAAACGGCGTTCGCATACGGCCCCGAAATCTGCTCATTTAAGCCTAAATCGAGTCCACGAACGTCAAGACAAACCAAATAGAGAAAATTTTTAGGGCCTAGGCAACCGGATTAACAGAAAATGAGGGCGAAAACGGACAATTAGAGATGTGAGATGTGGAATGTGAGATTAATTTCTCATTGCACATTTCACATTACTTCCTACTATTCTGTAATTACTACATTTGGCGCATGGCTTACGTACTTTTGATTCTCGCTACTCTAATCGGTCTTGCTGGTTGCGCCTACTTTTTGCGCAAGAACATTCTCATGATTCGCGAAAAGAATAAAAACGAGCCCAAGGCCTACAAGCGTAAATTGAATTACGTTCTTACAGGTCTCTGGTACGGCTACCTGACGATTTTCTTCTTAGGACTTACGATAAATAATATCGGAAACTGGTAATTAGCGTCTAGATTCCAGCCAGCGTTCGTACAAGAAGAGCGCTATAAAGTTCTTTCCATCGATAAATTCATGGGCGGCTTCTTCGTAAGGGAGCACCACCGTTTTAATCCATTCGATTTCTTCGGTGTATTCCTGGTCCTTGCCATCCATAGCCTTCAACTGTTCCGGAGTCACATCGCGTTCGATTGCATACAAACGAATGCGTTCGTCCAGAAGGCCGCAGCTGGCGGCAAAGCCGTCACTCTTGCCCTTGTACCAGAAATCCATGAGGTCGATCAGTTCGGAATCGTCGGCCTTAATCTGAGCTTCTTCTTCGAGTTCGCTCAAGGCCACCTTGCGGTAATCCCCCGTCCAGTCCAGAATGCCGGCCGGAATTTCGAGAGAAGCCTGTTCGCTAATGGCAAAACGCGGCTGCCTTACCAGCAACAAGTACTTTTTGCCTTCGCAACGCAGCACCACCAAAACGCCTACGGCATTACCGCGTACAAGAGCGATGCCATGCACCGGGCGGCCATCCGGAAGAGTTGCCGTCGCTTCGAGCTTAATGAATAACGG is part of the uncultured Fibrobacter sp. genome and harbors:
- the infB gene encoding translation initiation factor IF-2, giving the protein MANEEQIKPVDWAKEHGVKVDVVMKLLRDAGVAVRTQVSKLDAKDYEKIEADAEAERQKAEARNKNLKKASSAETSNASSDKKSESASAGDGKLKAKLIRTKKPATAKPAAAAAAPAAAKPTATVKPAAAAPAPKAEAPAAVEAPKAPEVKPAAPAAAPAAPKVEAAPAEKPAAPKAEVKPAPAAPAPAPAAPAAPAAVKPVAPAVKPAAPAAAPAPAPAAAKPAMVTPGMELKQPPMKAQVFKPDEAILARIKKSQQQAQSNRGGHRNGGGNQQGYTGTFGRLSNNGDNRNGNRRNDNRNGNGGPNNNGGRTFTGRTGGFTGNSMQDAFNASNGGAQGFGGQNQGGKGGKQQNGRHGQNDKNRRNNGKDRMEQQKELQQEAVRQNVSRVMADLSKKPVKKVYRKEHNDNTPGEEKKILKTSDFITVGELAGLMDQMPARVIAKCMEMGMMVTINARLDFETIQLLADEFGYEAQLMEEYEEEVLGVEEESSENLKPRHPVVTVMGHVDHGKTSLLDWIRKTHVVSGESGGITQHIGAYEVTTKQGKVTFLDTPGHEAFSAMRARGSQVTDVIVLVVAADSMVMPQTVESIELAKREKVPMVVAITKIDLPTANPDKIRAQLAERGVEVEQWGGSTSCIEVSARTGQGMDDLLETLALEAEVLELKANPDAHARGAVVESKLDVGKGSMATILVQNGTLHVGDPFVCGIYAGRVRAMFNERGEQMKEAPPSAPCQVLGFDGTPQAGDDLIVVEDEKTAREIASKRRMAARERDLRSRNVKTLEDTFNDRKEGKLSELNLIVKADVGGSAEALAASLEKLTNKEVRVNIIRKGVGTITESDILLATTAQAIIISFHLMPSLSIREMAQKEGIEIRNYRVIYDCIEDITNAVEGLLKPTMREELSGEAEIRQVFKIPKIGLIAGCMVTDGEVDRTSHVRVYRNGVELGTTVVQSLKRMKDDVKSVARGFECGIGLKGYEDIKEGDSLIFFKEVKVARTLKDVAREEAEEKAKKAEESNES
- the nusA gene encoding transcription termination factor NusA yields the protein MKNEPKVNLLEVLKGVVEAKDMDDSVVLNALKEALITAARKYLHIEKKIDVDFDMETNEVHVFLRVAVVDDYPDYDPNMTAAEVEELDKGYMLVEEARDFNEDAQPGDFLEMEIPISAFGRQAIQTAKQLLNQQIRDAERQKIMDTYRSRIGTMVSGEVLRLEQSNIIVKLGKQTEAMIPAREQIRRERWAQGNSIKAVIARVEESSKNGAQVVLSRANGDFLKELFRQEVPEIYEGTVEIKGVAREPGFRAKIAVYSRDEKIDPVGACVGMKGARVQTIVRELGNERIDIVQWNPDLDTFITRALTPANVIKLIHVPETRRTVVIISDENLALAIGKNGQNVKLAAELVQRNLDVFGENEWNQKDDETKAKITSPSAADLNQNRKAAR
- the rimP gene encoding ribosome maturation factor RimP, translating into MVAQKLDTLIAQACEAAGVTLVEQDMFRAGKRKTLRLYIDKPEGVTIDDCSNVSRHLSDALDADPDIIEGAYTLEVSSPGLDRPLKSVADFTRNIGRFLRVTRSTGKPVTGKLVAADEENLTLTLKGNAGDVVVPRSEVLVAKVDVQI
- a CDS encoding NUDIX domain-containing protein, with amino-acid sequence MIEYSYSPEIAEADRPIILESRIYKEWLEKSQEKFVVTKVHFASVDFLRKGRQPLFIKLEATATLPDGRPVHGIALVRGNAVGVLVVLRCEGKKYLLLVRQPRFAISEQASLEIPAGILDWTGDYRKVALSELEEEAQIKADDSELIDLMDFWYKGKSDGFAASCGLLDERIRLYAIERDVTPEQLKAMDGKDQEYTEEIEWIKTVVLPYEEAAHEFIDGKNFIALFLYERWLESRR